A region of Moorena sp. SIOASIH DNA encodes the following proteins:
- the ltrA gene encoding group II intron reverse transcriptase/maturase encodes MKMSKTRGFAPQSEWKKVNWRKLEKTVFKLQKRIYQASNRGDVRVVRKLQKTLIKSWSAKMIAVRRVTQENKGKKTAGVDGVKSLTPKQRLTLVSNLKVSKKAQPTRRVWIPKPGRKEKRPLGIPTMYDRALQALAKQALEPEWEAKFEPNSYGFRPGRSCHDAIEAIFNSIKQKPKWVLDADIAKCFDKINHNALLTKLNTYPSMRRLIKSWLKAGVMDSGTFSPTDEGTPQGGVISPLLANIALHGMEQAIWDYANSVKGKKTHYKKGLALIRYADDFVILHQDQKVVEECLEVINNWLHDMGLELKPSKTQMTYTFNGFEFLGFNIRQYKVGKNHSKQGFKTIIKPSKDAILEHFERLSKVIDRHKAAPQEALIKHLKPIIRGWCNYYRGVCSKETFQDLGYMLWNKLQRWGYRRHPKKTKTWVNKKYWGTIGEDNWIFMADEDNYLPKHAKTEIIRHKKIQDTRSPYDGDLIYWSTRMREHPEMPAQSGRLLRKQKGKCAHCGLTFRPGDSMEMHHILPRALGGNNFDENLELLHLTCHDAKHGKKVNALELDENPF; translated from the coding sequence ATGAAAATGTCTAAAACTCGGGGGTTCGCCCCACAGTCGGAATGGAAGAAAGTCAACTGGCGGAAGCTAGAAAAGACTGTCTTTAAGTTGCAAAAACGAATATATCAAGCCTCGAACCGTGGTGATGTCCGCGTGGTAAGAAAGTTGCAAAAGACTCTGATAAAGTCCTGGTCGGCCAAGATGATTGCGGTCAGACGGGTAACCCAGGAGAACAAAGGGAAGAAGACTGCTGGAGTAGATGGGGTCAAATCATTAACACCAAAACAACGGCTTACTTTAGTCTCCAACCTAAAAGTTTCTAAGAAAGCCCAACCAACCAGAAGGGTATGGATTCCTAAACCTGGACGGAAGGAAAAGCGACCATTGGGTATCCCAACCATGTATGACCGCGCTCTCCAGGCACTTGCCAAACAGGCATTAGAACCTGAATGGGAAGCAAAATTTGAACCCAACTCCTATGGGTTCAGACCAGGACGTTCATGTCATGATGCCATCGAAGCAATATTCAATAGCATCAAACAAAAGCCTAAATGGGTACTTGATGCTGACATAGCCAAATGCTTCGATAAAATCAATCACAATGCACTTCTAACTAAACTGAATACCTATCCATCCATGAGACGCTTAATAAAGTCCTGGCTAAAAGCCGGTGTGATGGATAGTGGGACATTCTCACCTACAGATGAGGGCACCCCTCAGGGTGGAGTTATCTCTCCACTTTTAGCGAATATAGCCCTCCACGGAATGGAACAGGCCATATGGGATTACGCAAATTCTGTAAAAGGCAAGAAAACCCACTATAAAAAGGGACTAGCTCTAATCAGATATGCCGACGATTTTGTCATCCTACACCAAGACCAAAAAGTGGTAGAAGAATGCCTTGAAGTCATCAATAATTGGCTACATGACATGGGTCTGGAATTAAAGCCTAGCAAAACCCAAATGACCTATACCTTTAACGGATTTGAATTCCTTGGATTTAATATCCGTCAGTACAAAGTAGGTAAAAACCACTCTAAACAAGGCTTTAAAACCATCATCAAACCATCTAAGGATGCAATTCTAGAACATTTCGAGCGGCTTTCAAAAGTCATCGACAGACATAAAGCCGCTCCTCAAGAGGCTTTAATCAAACACCTCAAACCTATTATACGCGGATGGTGCAACTACTACAGAGGAGTCTGTAGCAAAGAAACCTTCCAAGATTTAGGTTACATGCTCTGGAACAAACTCCAAAGATGGGGATATAGAAGACACCCAAAGAAAACCAAAACCTGGGTAAACAAGAAATATTGGGGAACCATCGGAGAGGATAATTGGATATTCATGGCAGATGAGGATAATTACCTCCCAAAACATGCCAAAACTGAAATAATAAGGCATAAAAAAATCCAAGATACCAGAAGTCCCTACGATGGAGACCTAATCTATTGGAGCACCAGAATGAGAGAACATCCTGAAATGCCAGCTCAATCGGGAAGGCTTTTGAGAAAGCAAAAAGGGAAATGCGCTCATTGTGGTCTTACCTTCAGACCTGGGGATTCAATGGAAATGCATCACATACTACCACGCGCACTGGGTGGAAATAACTTCGATGAAAATCTGGAATTACTACACCTAACCTGCCACGATGCCAAACACGGGAAAAAAGTCAACGCCTTAGAGTTAGATGAAAACCCGTTTTAG
- a CDS encoding reverse transcriptase domain-containing protein translates to MSNHSELWKKQKWKKLRQNLFRLQKRVYKAVRAGDLKKARSLQKLILKSRAAQLLAVRQVSQLNKGKRTAGVDGLSSLNYRQRWELVEALNDYAPDWKHNRLRKVPIPKKNGKTRVLKVPTLADRAWQCLVKYALEPAHEALFSGDSYGFRPGRCTQDVQKRLFGHLRSSSNGINKRVIELDIKKCFDRISHTTIMERVIAPASIKKGIYRCLKAGVDPHFPDQGTPQGGVVSPLLANIALDGIEDIHTSLRYADDMVFILKPKDNAEKILNRVKEFLAERGMEISEEKTKLTKTTDGFDFLGWNFRVQKNGKFRSIPSEENHRNIRQKIKAIVNNSNYGAEIKATKLAPIVRGWRNYHSSCDMSSSRDSLWFMNNTAHRKFRKEKKVSRYRANELCKKGFPKVGYKQNQHVSVKGTKSPYDGDLVYWSQRNSRLYSDNTSDALKRQNHSCGFCGLRFLEDEDVHLHHIDGNHDNWSKNNLLAVHQSCHQQIHSLHSEGRGYLGAV, encoded by the coding sequence GTGAGCAATCATAGTGAACTTTGGAAGAAGCAAAAGTGGAAGAAACTCCGCCAAAACCTATTCCGCCTACAAAAGCGTGTGTATAAAGCAGTTCGGGCTGGTGACTTGAAGAAGGCGCGGTCTCTACAGAAACTGATACTGAAGTCCCGAGCAGCGCAGCTTTTGGCCGTCCGTCAAGTGTCACAATTAAATAAAGGTAAGAGAACGGCTGGAGTGGATGGCCTGTCAAGCCTAAACTACAGACAGCGATGGGAATTAGTAGAAGCATTGAACGATTATGCACCTGACTGGAAGCATAATCGACTCCGGAAAGTACCAATCCCTAAAAAGAACGGAAAAACCCGGGTGCTCAAAGTTCCGACATTGGCTGACAGAGCATGGCAATGTCTAGTTAAATATGCCTTAGAGCCTGCCCATGAGGCACTATTCAGCGGTGACAGCTACGGATTCCGTCCGGGCAGATGTACTCAAGACGTACAAAAACGCCTATTTGGTCACTTAAGGTCATCTTCAAACGGAATCAACAAAAGGGTAATTGAACTAGACATCAAAAAGTGTTTTGACCGTATTTCTCATACCACCATTATGGAGAGGGTAATAGCCCCCGCATCTATTAAAAAGGGAATATACCGATGCCTCAAAGCAGGAGTTGACCCACACTTTCCAGACCAAGGCACCCCTCAGGGGGGTGTCGTCAGCCCTCTCCTTGCCAATATTGCACTTGATGGAATAGAGGATATTCACACCAGTTTGCGTTATGCAGACGATATGGTATTTATCCTAAAGCCAAAAGATAATGCTGAGAAAATACTCAATAGAGTGAAAGAATTCTTGGCAGAGCGTGGGATGGAAATCAGCGAAGAAAAGACCAAGCTGACCAAAACGACAGATGGCTTTGACTTCCTGGGGTGGAATTTCCGCGTCCAGAAAAACGGAAAATTTCGGTCAATTCCTTCAGAGGAAAACCACCGAAATATACGTCAGAAGATTAAAGCCATAGTCAACAACTCGAATTATGGTGCCGAAATAAAAGCAACGAAGCTAGCCCCTATAGTTCGCGGATGGAGAAACTACCATTCAAGCTGCGATATGAGCAGCAGTCGGGATTCACTCTGGTTCATGAACAACACTGCCCACCGAAAGTTCCGAAAGGAAAAGAAAGTAAGTCGGTATAGAGCTAATGAACTATGTAAAAAGGGTTTTCCAAAGGTAGGATACAAACAAAACCAACACGTGAGTGTGAAGGGTACTAAGTCACCCTATGACGGTGACTTAGTATATTGGAGTCAAAGGAATTCACGCCTATACTCCGATAATACTTCCGACGCATTGAAAAGGCAAAACCATTCCTGTGGATTCTGTGGGTTGAGGTTCCTCGAAGACGAAGATGTACATCTTCATCACATTGATGGAAACCACGACAATTGGTCTAAGAACAACCTTTTAGCAGTTCATCAAAGCTGCCACCAACAGATACACTCTTTGCACTCCGAAGGGAGAGGATACCTAGGAGCCGTGTGA
- the cutA gene encoding divalent cation tolerance protein CutA, with protein MKIFVTNLLGSRESGVGSRESGVGYPPISPSPHTSDPVRLRMLLVSRSGDIVFLSVFLIKMKLYYVTLNTTEEASKISKALLEQKLAVCTNWFPITCAYSWEGKIVEEPETVLIIKT; from the coding sequence TTGAAAATTTTTGTAACAAATTTGTTAGGGAGTCGGGAGTCGGGAGTCGGGAGTCGGGAGTCGGGAGTCGGGTATCCCCCTATCTCACCATCTCCCCACACCTCAGACCCAGTAAGACTAAGAATGCTGCTTGTCAGCCGGTCAGGCGATATAGTATTTTTATCCGTTTTCTTGATCAAGATGAAACTCTATTACGTCACCCTCAACACTACCGAAGAAGCCAGTAAAATTAGTAAGGCATTACTGGAACAAAAGCTAGCTGTTTGTACTAACTGGTTTCCGATCACTTGTGCTTACTCTTGGGAAGGTAAAATTGTGGAAGAACCAGAGACAGTGCTGATTATCAAAACCTAG
- a CDS encoding sigma-70 family RNA polymerase sigma factor, with protein MRCPHQFDQPRYQRAFWQGVDHPGNLDELADKRCSTLNIVQGEEIPMQKLELETESREQTLLKKLSQSKLDKIPLGFCTAFWQLWKPYHQYLYCRCLQWMGNNHTDAEEALSRASLKAWDKLPDYAGKITNFKAWLTRLTYNLCMDMHRERKQQGINTDSLEEIAIAQCQIINETDSCPLSAILSVEMEMYLRDAINTLPIKHRTPLLLHYYQEKSYEEIAQHLAISQDNVRKRIQRAREMLQKQLHQYCSEYCSELNGSEVERTRSHKSARSDSPVPMGMGCSLESIDYKITTTCLEALPECWFQSSSLIA; from the coding sequence TTGAGGTGTCCACACCAGTTTGATCAGCCACGATATCAGCGTGCCTTTTGGCAAGGGGTTGATCATCCCGGGAATTTGGATGAGTTGGCAGACAAACGTTGCTCAACCCTGAACATTGTCCAAGGAGAAGAAATCCCAATGCAAAAGCTAGAACTAGAGACAGAATCTCGGGAGCAGACCCTACTGAAAAAACTGTCTCAGAGCAAGCTTGACAAGATACCTTTGGGGTTTTGCACTGCCTTTTGGCAGTTATGGAAGCCCTATCACCAGTATCTTTACTGTCGTTGCCTCCAGTGGATGGGAAACAACCATACCGATGCTGAAGAAGCCCTATCCAGAGCTAGTCTCAAAGCGTGGGATAAATTGCCAGACTATGCTGGAAAGATTACTAATTTCAAAGCCTGGCTGACTCGACTGACCTATAACCTCTGTATGGATATGCATCGAGAACGCAAACAACAGGGAATAAACACAGACAGTCTTGAGGAGATAGCGATCGCACAATGCCAGATCATCAACGAAACTGATTCATGTCCTCTGTCAGCTATCCTTTCTGTGGAAATGGAGATGTACCTCCGGGATGCGATCAATACGCTACCTATCAAACATCGCACTCCCTTGCTCCTGCACTACTATCAGGAAAAGTCTTATGAAGAGATTGCCCAACACCTTGCTATCTCCCAGGACAACGTTCGTAAGCGAATTCAACGGGCACGAGAAATGCTACAAAAGCAGTTGCATCAGTATTGTTCAGAGTATTGTTCAGAGTTGAATGGTTCTGAGGTGGAAAGGACGCGATCGCATAAATCTGCCAGATCTGACTCTCCAGTCCCGATGGGTATGGGCTGCAGTTTAGAATCAATCGATTACAAGATCACTACTACCTGTCTCGAAGCACTACCCGAGTGCTGGTTCCAATCATCCAGCCTGATTGCTTAG
- a CDS encoding mannan-binding lectin, with translation MSNIKKIFAAFTQSALCVLLTASLVLGFATSAFAGNIETVEAGPIWSNSDAQGKCPATCENYDSGYKWNGQWWTTVPNEMSVCQCAKSPVAIEAGPIWSNDDAQGKCPTTCSDAGFGYEWDGQWWTTEWNVMSVCECVV, from the coding sequence ATGTCTAACATCAAGAAGATTTTTGCTGCTTTTACCCAGTCAGCTCTTTGCGTCCTGTTGACTGCTTCCCTAGTATTGGGCTTCGCTACCAGTGCATTTGCTGGAAATATCGAAACTGTAGAAGCTGGTCCAATCTGGAGCAATAGTGATGCTCAAGGCAAATGCCCAGCAACTTGTGAAAATTACGACTCAGGCTACAAGTGGAATGGTCAGTGGTGGACCACAGTACCTAACGAGATGTCAGTTTGTCAATGTGCCAAGTCTCCTGTAGCAATCGAAGCTGGCCCAATCTGGAGCAATGATGATGCTCAAGGCAAATGCCCCACAACTTGTAGCGATGCTGGCTTCGGCTACGAATGGGATGGTCAGTGGTGGACCACTGAATGGAATGTGATGTCAGTTTGTGAATGTGTAGTGTAA
- a CDS encoding thioredoxin domain-containing protein translates to MKQLYRISLTIVSLFLCLVTLSSCSNNLANTDQLEGQVLSIIRNNPEVILESVQAYQQEKQQELAQSRQAFLQQMMTQPTSIIGNSPTTGVAENKVVLLEFSDFQCPFCAQANQSVKDFMDKHSDQVTLVYKHLPLTQIHPQALPAAKAAWAAFQQGKFWEYEDALFEQQDNLDEELYVAIAQELNLDLEQFNRDRISVGAEAAIRDDLKLAQTLAVNGTPFFVFNTEVLQVPLNLSEMETILAQVRS, encoded by the coding sequence ATGAAACAGTTGTATCGAATTTCCCTAACTATTGTTAGCTTATTCCTGTGTTTGGTCACTTTGAGCAGTTGCAGCAACAACCTTGCTAACACTGATCAACTAGAAGGGCAAGTGTTAAGCATTATCCGGAATAATCCAGAGGTGATTTTAGAATCGGTGCAGGCTTACCAGCAGGAAAAACAGCAAGAGCTAGCCCAATCCAGGCAAGCATTTTTGCAGCAAATGATGACACAGCCAACATCGATAATTGGGAATTCTCCTACTACTGGTGTGGCGGAAAATAAAGTTGTGCTGTTGGAGTTTTCTGACTTTCAATGTCCATTTTGTGCCCAAGCTAACCAAAGCGTAAAGGATTTTATGGACAAACATTCCGATCAGGTAACCTTAGTATATAAGCATTTGCCTCTGACTCAGATTCATCCTCAAGCACTCCCTGCTGCTAAAGCAGCTTGGGCGGCTTTTCAGCAAGGGAAATTCTGGGAGTATGAAGATGCCCTGTTTGAGCAGCAAGATAACTTGGATGAAGAATTGTATGTAGCGATCGCCCAAGAACTTAATCTAGATCTAGAGCAATTTAATCGCGATCGCATCAGCGTTGGAGCCGAAGCTGCCATTAGGGACGATCTGAAATTAGCCCAGACCTTAGCTGTTAATGGTACTCCTTTCTTTGTGTTCAACACAGAAGTACTCCAAGTTCCTCTCAACCTATCAGAAATGGAGACTATTCTGGCACAGGTCAGATCATAA
- a CDS encoding tetratricopeptide repeat protein, whose amino-acid sequence MSRSPTTCLVPITQASGVEMSAHLVLDSKPTRQGLKLNTLNKYIQQHPTGWKKRRELAKLLYTMGRWQEAIEEYRHVIESQPQLIDVRLQLGKIFQLMARKAEAIEVYQSALPWSGNIATQHHVAGLIEVCRGRQRQAAKLFSLAASTEPDNPAHGHALAQVHLNRESPVEALQVFNRILEFNPDDLIALRNSYQPLLAVGDFPEASRRLERSHQLAPKDFPTLKQLADHRCRLGLVSGQEGKQTKQLIRAALQLAPDAPDAHNSLGMYHICRGEWTKGIALLQQFIQKHPNSPSGWYYYARCLFHTGDSQGAASAILKAYGLYPNYREIYRAMAEILPTAGKLDDLQPLVTEMLDYFPESWSIWSKAGQVLVEHFNDATKGCRVSALAVALMPQLASPWFHHGRVLALAGKHFEALEALQEGWQRLPEQGGYLQSVPAAVCLAQSYQALGDHPSSRKWWTEACDRAKALMDYNPASAYYWQGKTLWVLGDKTRAMQAYRSALSHQLLYPTRGELKPLEQQ is encoded by the coding sequence ATGTCAAGAAGCCCTACCACATGCTTAGTACCAATCACCCAAGCTTCTGGGGTGGAAATGAGCGCTCACCTGGTCTTAGATAGTAAACCAACTAGACAAGGTCTGAAGCTAAACACATTAAATAAGTATATCCAGCAGCATCCTACAGGATGGAAGAAACGTCGAGAACTGGCAAAGCTGCTGTATACTATGGGTCGCTGGCAGGAGGCAATTGAAGAGTATCGCCACGTCATAGAAAGCCAGCCCCAATTAATTGACGTACGGCTGCAACTGGGCAAGATATTCCAGTTGATGGCCAGAAAGGCTGAGGCCATTGAAGTGTATCAAAGTGCCTTGCCCTGGTCGGGGAATATTGCCACTCAGCACCATGTGGCTGGCTTGATTGAAGTCTGTCGCGGACGCCAAAGGCAGGCAGCCAAGCTGTTTTCTTTAGCAGCATCCACAGAACCAGACAACCCAGCTCATGGCCATGCTCTGGCACAGGTTCACCTGAATCGGGAATCTCCTGTAGAAGCCTTACAGGTATTCAATAGAATTTTGGAATTTAACCCAGATGACCTGATCGCTTTGCGAAACAGTTATCAACCCCTCTTAGCAGTGGGTGACTTTCCAGAAGCATCCCGCCGTTTGGAGCGATCGCATCAGTTAGCCCCCAAAGATTTCCCCACTCTTAAACAGTTAGCGGATCATCGCTGTCGTTTGGGATTAGTCTCAGGTCAAGAGGGCAAGCAGACAAAACAGTTAATTCGAGCTGCTCTACAACTAGCTCCCGATGCCCCTGATGCTCATAATTCCCTGGGAATGTATCACATTTGCCGAGGGGAGTGGACAAAAGGGATAGCGCTATTGCAACAGTTTATCCAGAAACATCCCAACAGTCCCAGTGGCTGGTATTACTATGCCCGCTGTCTTTTCCACACAGGGGATTCCCAAGGGGCTGCTTCGGCAATTCTCAAGGCTTATGGATTGTACCCAAACTATCGCGAAATATATCGTGCGATGGCTGAGATTTTGCCAACGGCGGGAAAACTGGATGATTTACAGCCTTTAGTGACAGAAATGCTGGATTATTTTCCAGAATCCTGGAGTATTTGGTCAAAAGCAGGGCAAGTATTGGTGGAACACTTTAATGATGCCACTAAGGGCTGTCGTGTTTCTGCCTTGGCAGTGGCACTAATGCCCCAGTTAGCATCACCATGGTTTCACCATGGTCGTGTCCTCGCCCTAGCGGGGAAACATTTTGAAGCACTAGAGGCTTTGCAAGAAGGATGGCAGAGGTTACCAGAACAGGGCGGTTACCTACAATCGGTTCCAGCGGCTGTGTGCCTGGCTCAGAGTTATCAGGCCCTTGGTGATCACCCTAGCAGTCGCAAGTGGTGGACAGAAGCTTGCGATCGCGCCAAAGCATTGATGGACTATAACCCAGCTTCGGCCTATTACTGGCAAGGCAAAACCTTGTGGGTGTTGGGGGATAAAACCAGAGCGATGCAGGCTTACCGCAGTGCTTTGAGCCATCAATTGCTTTATCCCACTCGTGGAGAGCTTAAACCGTTGGAGCAACAGTGA